The following coding sequences are from one Verrucomicrobiia bacterium window:
- a CDS encoding flagellin yields the protein MVINTNMSAQVSAHNLQTSQMQLSKSLARLSSGSKIVSPSDDAAGLAVATRLDAQVSRLAAAGSNVGNAVSFTQTQDGYLKKIGKALDRMSELSILSQDITKTDADRTLYNAEFTQLASYVTDASQKDFNGVSLFSANSLDVTIDSEGGSFTMSGVNLGTAAYTGATAASISTTTAAAAALTSVKTAINQLSNDRATIGSYQSRLNYTAEQLTISKENLTAASSRIQDVDVAEESTQFAKQNILVQSGTAMLSQANQLPQSVLKLLG from the coding sequence ATGGTCATCAACACCAACATGTCCGCCCAGGTGTCTGCACACAATCTGCAGACCAGCCAGATGCAACTGAGCAAATCGCTCGCCCGGCTGAGTTCCGGTTCCAAGATCGTGAGTCCTTCGGATGACGCGGCCGGTTTGGCCGTGGCGACCCGTCTGGACGCTCAAGTCTCGCGTCTCGCGGCCGCCGGCTCCAACGTCGGCAACGCCGTTTCCTTCACTCAAACTCAAGATGGCTATCTCAAGAAGATCGGCAAGGCGCTCGACCGCATGAGCGAGCTCTCCATCCTCTCGCAAGACATCACGAAGACGGATGCGGACCGTACGTTGTACAATGCGGAGTTCACCCAGCTCGCCTCTTATGTGACGGATGCGTCGCAGAAAGATTTCAACGGCGTCTCGCTCTTCTCGGCGAACAGCCTCGACGTGACGATCGATTCCGAAGGCGGCTCCTTCACCATGTCCGGCGTCAACCTCGGCACCGCTGCTTACACCGGCGCCACGGCGGCCTCCATCAGCACGACGACTGCCGCAGCAGCCGCTCTGACCAGCGTGAAGACGGCCATCAACCAGCTCTCGAACGACCGCGCGACCATCGGCTCCTACCAGTCCCGCCTGAACTACACCGCCGAGCAGCTCACCATCAGCAAAGAGAACCTCACGGCCGCCAGCTCCCGCATCCAGGACGTGGATGTGGCCGAAGAATCCACCCAGTTCGCCAAACAGAACATCCTCGTGCAGTCCGGCACCGCCATGCTCTCACAAGCCAACCAGTTGCCGCAGAGCGTGTTGAAGCTCTTGGGTTAA
- the csrA gene encoding carbon storage regulator CsrA codes for MLILSRKTNECVVIDGRITVKIVRVDGEVVKIGIEAPADVPVHRLEVYEEIQRNNREAVTNTRSAVPKLPVKNTNAATPVATPA; via the coding sequence ATGTTGATCCTTTCACGCAAAACCAATGAGTGCGTCGTCATCGATGGCCGCATCACCGTGAAGATCGTCCGCGTGGACGGTGAAGTGGTGAAGATCGGCATCGAGGCCCCCGCCGATGTGCCCGTGCATCGCCTCGAAGTCTATGAGGAGATCCAGCGCAACAACCGTGAGGCAGTCACGAACACACGTTCCGCAGTGCCGAAGCTGCCGGTGAAGAACACCAATGCCGCCACACCCGTGGCGACACCCGCTTAA
- the fliW gene encoding flagellar assembly protein FliW, which yields MIAVESPTLEMMEAERENIVQLPLGLLGFETIKEYVLLTEPGQEPFRWLQVLNDPSLAFLVVPPFDVLPDYAPQISPEDARFLGLVKPSDALLYNIVTLRNTGATVNLKGPIVINRYTLRGKQVVIANAANYSLQHPLPAAEEA from the coding sequence ATGATCGCTGTCGAATCACCAACCTTGGAAATGATGGAAGCAGAGCGCGAGAACATCGTGCAACTGCCGCTGGGCCTACTGGGTTTTGAGACCATCAAGGAATACGTCCTGCTGACCGAGCCGGGCCAGGAGCCCTTCCGCTGGTTGCAGGTGCTTAACGATCCGTCACTCGCCTTTCTGGTCGTCCCGCCGTTTGATGTGCTGCCGGATTACGCGCCGCAGATCAGCCCGGAAGATGCCCGGTTCCTCGGGCTTGTGAAGCCGTCGGACGCCTTGCTCTACAACATCGTCACCCTCAGGAACACCGGTGCCACCGTGAACCTGAAGGGGCCGATCGTCATCAACCGTTACACACTGCGCGGTAAACAGGTCGTCATCGCGAACGCCGCAAATTACTCGCTCCAACATCCCCTGCCCGCTGCTGAGGAGGCATAA
- a CDS encoding protein-glutamate O-methyltransferase CheR, whose protein sequence is MPITEDASDYAYIIDLIYERSGIRLHEGKKPLIRARLGKRMRALGIEDLGTYCDHLRSREGENELTHTVDALTTNFTSFLREEQHFKTLVNEALPSVIKPGQKAFKVWSAACSTGEEPYSIAIYLAEHFPLAQGWNWEVLATDISTKALDKAKAGVYASDRLNTLPPEWLRRHFQRGEKQWAGYYRVKPALAARIKFMQLNLLGDYPFSGPFETIFCRNVMIYFDRPTQHGLVNHLHSCLGPGGWLMVGHSESLTGLSTPLKCIRPSIYRRTN, encoded by the coding sequence ATGCCTATAACGGAAGACGCCAGTGATTACGCCTACATCATTGATTTGATCTATGAGCGCTCGGGCATTCGCTTGCACGAAGGCAAGAAGCCGTTGATCCGCGCCCGTCTGGGCAAGCGTATGCGCGCCTTGGGCATCGAAGACCTGGGCACCTACTGCGACCACTTGCGCTCTCGCGAAGGAGAGAATGAGTTGACGCATACCGTGGACGCTCTCACCACCAACTTCACCAGCTTCCTCCGTGAGGAACAGCATTTTAAAACGCTGGTGAACGAAGCCTTGCCCAGCGTCATCAAGCCGGGGCAGAAGGCTTTCAAAGTCTGGAGCGCCGCGTGCTCCACGGGTGAGGAGCCATATAGCATCGCCATCTACCTCGCGGAACATTTTCCGCTCGCCCAAGGCTGGAACTGGGAGGTGCTGGCCACCGATATCTCGACCAAGGCGCTGGATAAGGCAAAAGCCGGTGTTTACGCCAGCGATCGTCTGAACACGTTGCCTCCGGAATGGTTGCGCCGCCACTTCCAGCGGGGTGAGAAGCAATGGGCTGGCTACTACCGCGTCAAGCCCGCACTGGCCGCGCGGATCAAGTTCATGCAGTTGAACCTGCTCGGGGATTACCCCTTTTCCGGGCCGTTCGAGACTATTTTCTGCCGAAATGTGATGATCTATTTCGACCGGCCTACGCAACACGGACTCGTGAATCATCTGCATAGCTGCCTGGGGCCAGGGGGCTGGTTGATGGTGGGGCACTCGGAAAGCCTCACGGGCCTGAGCACGCCGCTCAAGTGCATCCGTCCCAGCATCTATCGCCGCACCAACTAG
- a CDS encoding chemotaxis protein CheD → MPSPSLVGFEHKVVVGIADFAVTNNQNLILSTYSLGSCIGIAIYDPVVRVGGLLHAMLPDSTIDSVKAANQPAMFIDTGIPALFRAAYDLKAEKYRLKIYVAGGAQIMDNSGFFNIGRRNYEAMSAIFAKHGLKPQAEEVGGLVNRTMYLHIATGEVTLKTSGQIKETNLCKS, encoded by the coding sequence ATGCCTTCACCCAGCCTAGTCGGATTTGAACACAAGGTCGTGGTGGGCATCGCGGATTTCGCGGTGACCAACAACCAGAATCTTATTCTCAGCACATACTCCTTGGGGTCGTGCATCGGCATCGCCATCTATGATCCCGTGGTACGCGTGGGAGGTTTGCTGCACGCCATGCTGCCGGATTCCACGATTGATTCCGTGAAAGCCGCGAACCAGCCGGCCATGTTCATCGATACTGGCATCCCGGCACTTTTCCGCGCCGCTTACGATCTCAAGGCTGAAAAGTATCGTTTGAAAATCTACGTGGCTGGGGGCGCGCAGATCATGGACAACAGCGGGTTCTTCAACATCGGCCGCCGCAACTACGAGGCCATGTCCGCCATTTTCGCAAAGCACGGTTTAAAGCCACAGGCCGAGGAAGTCGGCGGTCTTGTGAACCGCACCATGTATCTTCATATCGCCACCGGCGAAGTGACATTGAAGACTTCAGGCCAGATCAAGGAGACCAATCTATGCAAGAGCTAG
- a CDS encoding HDOD domain-containing protein, producing the protein MQELDDYIQKVKHLPPAPRVLPKLLTLLGQPNIDSGRIVELIQYDSALTASLLQVCNSAYLASSTPVADLEEAVNRLGFHLVFRLVAGLSGSRTLSPSQKGYGMDEGELWKHSVTSAVAAQLIAAECDVDENVAFTAGLLHDIGKVILSGALEHIYQKLRDEVDTNQQSLLETEKRLLGVQHAEIGGRLLANWKFPAPLVAAVWFHHHPAAAQPHQKLASCVYLGNMIAYFIGNGFGHQAFALRGRGEALSMLGLRGDDLPRLMIETYDHYAGIEALFNINAISA; encoded by the coding sequence ATGCAAGAGCTAGACGATTACATCCAGAAGGTTAAACACCTTCCTCCTGCACCGCGCGTTTTGCCGAAGTTGCTGACTCTTCTGGGTCAGCCGAACATCGACAGCGGCCGCATCGTGGAGCTGATCCAGTATGATTCTGCGCTCACGGCCAGCCTGTTGCAGGTGTGCAACAGTGCTTATCTCGCTTCTTCAACTCCGGTCGCTGATCTGGAAGAAGCGGTCAATCGCCTGGGTTTTCATCTGGTTTTCCGCCTCGTGGCGGGTCTTAGCGGCAGCCGCACGTTGTCTCCGAGCCAGAAGGGCTATGGGATGGATGAGGGCGAGTTGTGGAAGCATTCTGTGACCAGTGCGGTGGCGGCGCAATTGATCGCTGCGGAGTGTGATGTGGATGAGAATGTCGCGTTCACTGCGGGTCTGCTGCATGACATCGGCAAAGTGATCCTTTCGGGGGCGCTGGAACATATCTATCAAAAGCTGCGGGATGAGGTGGACACGAACCAGCAATCTCTGCTGGAGACGGAGAAACGTCTCCTGGGGGTGCAGCATGCGGAGATCGGCGGACGTCTGCTGGCGAACTGGAAGTTTCCGGCGCCGCTCGTCGCGGCGGTGTGGTTCCATCATCATCCGGCGGCGGCGCAACCGCACCAGAAGCTGGCTTCGTGCGTGTACTTGGGGAACATGATCGCGTATTTCATCGGCAATGGCTTTGGCCATCAAGCCTTCGCGCTGCGTGGGCGCGGCGAGGCTTTGAGCATGCTCGGTTTGCGCGGGGATGATCTTCCCCGGCTGATGATCGAGACGTACGATCACTACGCAGGGATCGAGGCGCTGTTCAACATCAATGCCATATCTGCCTGA